A window of the Dictyostelium discoideum AX4 chromosome 4 chromosome, whole genome shotgun sequence genome harbors these coding sequences:
- a CDS encoding hypothetical protein (TAR RNA loop binding protein (DJ792D7.1) (TAR (HIV) RNA-binding protein 1)), which translates to MITTIQQIETFSKSLNKNSIDSDKNEIYDSFLDCILIIDDNNNNNNILEQLIEKLKSISNIEYLNSNNINYHFIKLLLISIQRIINNNKNDKNNNNNNNNKLYKSLFNTYIEILEISKIILNQDENHLNKVKILEMVINNIKDTLSLNIIENSFEIVNDLLEKSNLSMISILEENDENNIHFNVLFNLLNKIYNELNNNNNNNNKEILLVINKFRDIFIKNSIELLKKSIDTDIRNGIISTLLLPLVNDSIETFNMVKEFAYKMISDPPESLFVSLVKSEGFKLLSNLFNSFYKNLIFDPIFWQSIINGLNDINDSLNRKRSSYLLKKSIKISIEKENEISTWGDNWSKYFKWSKEDSEKLQKLWNTFFLIYESLDDFTIHLIQPVWKEIDSLVIGSSSSSPMSSPSSKEGLDFEWVEILFKRCLNHQNPAVIKVLIIDVLNSKQYIPYLPIEFISGTLIQSISNAALYKGVTESTIHVATINFFTNYYQSLSTIKEKSKFIQTIINCLVVNHFQKELLVNIIKFIETITNQQKLKLTVLNNEFFPVFLNFFEISIKRLHSNVRNRIYKSIIKSLIYLCDENNQDYQQLDFNNKSKIIYSIPLHFHTNLKYNQLLNNWLNSINHNENNNLNNIKLILNNYKIEEKDNLIIIDKDIIIKIKQESFIISRMILYLNSKEFSEIINEILIEISKLMIKDSTCKFGLENMSFNKFIILLGSILSITELSNQIETLKPLFINTENFYESFLDFLLNNFKNQQLLNQLQSNYIPTLEIEESLYLIQSFIIENILNDNNLKSYKIKLNNYLNQIFNNNNIDKNNNNNNNIKIEIQKVIYIQKLFGIFKERSNISKLFKVEEIEKLIDFIFNITIQKPKQQQQEQYDHSIKETLGLWGNINSYFIKTKWMLIRNLLTCQSEIMKNENQSLDQSKLLIEKSSNYLEILIDDLSGSNFYCSQPIFHCLTILLPIGTKRKDGKIGFNKELFENCLSYAWTSVMDSGTLTFIGSFIQLAYQHDILSVCINEEEEEDDEEEIFNHHNLLKEYFYKLLNQSSLVIGLYNLLIMKTTMIWKEYPEIAILYVDEIYESLVFGPTRTAGNELHQDDLELTFHDALIGVPTFVFNLHQDSICESAKDQIKFGFGSIPHKDSFGRAIATVFLYEMGKLSKSSSSHHMNENKNKIIEFINLISMKLLNSNFDKEFLKKKEYILNTPIHRLKVRIWQSLCILSKFIQPNSNEQMNEIGSAIVKIFHLFNLPSIRKYVNIFLVNFMKRHHEIIEIHLIQLLDNLNVRGDILSSIVVTAGYILLNIENNNQLYQKVFNRILSLTTSGHQVVKTIASSIIVQIYDTDNKLAEKLSSDSTMLAFLKQLHYFFTNNQQAFKSLEKQKQVMDLEKKNQFSSSSFQNVFYDTPVLEQLSPSEIISPGIFEFLLSSNDYSIGNPLEKQLRDKLLEKSKYLPKVIGVDNGNENDSDDDDENHKENNIKKLISNTDDIDEYIDNNPTSYQKKILPWSNDLDLETRDELVVKKARQSIIIVASFIDKIPNLAGLARTCEIFNIECLVVSDLKIRDNKEFQNITVTAEKWLPMEEVAENDLKQYLLLKKSQGYSLLGVEQTSSSVLLNKFEFPQKSVLVLGKEKEGIPTEFINLLDKCIEIPQLGIIRSLNVHVSGSLMIWDYFRQQLNK; encoded by the exons atgattaccACAATACAACAAATTGAAACTTTTtcaaaaagtttaaataaaaatagtattgatagtgataaaaatgaaatttatgaTTCATTTTTAGATtgcattttaataattgatgataataataataataataatattcttgaacaattaattgaaaaattaaaatcgatttcaaatattgaatatttaaatagtaataatataaattatcactttataaaattattattaatttcaattcaaagaataataaataataataaaaatgataaaaataataataataataataataataaattatataaatcattGTTTAATACATATATTGAAATATTagaaatatcaaaaataatattaaatcaagatgaaaatcatttaaataaagttaaaattttagaaatggttattaataatattaaagatacattatctttaaatattattgaaaatagttttgaaattgtaaatgatttattagagaaatcaaatttatcaatgatatcaattttagaagaaaatgatgaaaataatattcattttaatgttttatttaatttattaaataaaatttataatgaattaaataataataataacaataataataaagaaattttattagtaattaataaatttagagatatttttataaagaattcaattgaattattaaagaaatcaatagATACAGATATTAGAAATGGTATTATttcaactttattattaccattagttaatgattcaattgaaacttTTAATATGGTTAAAGAATTTGCATATAAAATGATTTCTGATCCACCTGAATCATTATTCGTTTCATTAGTTAAATCTGAaggttttaaattattatcaaatctttttaattcattttataagaatttaatatttgatccAATTTTTTGGCAATCTATAATT aatggacttaatgatattaatgattcattaaatagaaaaagatcaagttatttattaaagaaatcaataaagatatcaattgaaaaagagaatgaaatttcaacatGGGGTGATAATTGgagtaaatattttaaatggaGTAAAGAAGATAGtgaaaaattacaaaaacttTGGAATACattctttttgatttatgAATCATTAGATGATTTTacaattcatttaattcaacCAGTATGGAaagaaattgattcattagTAATtggatcatcatcatcatcaccaatgtcatcaccatcatcaaaaGAAGGATTAGATTTTGAATGggttgaaattttatttaaacgttgtttaaatcatcaaaacCCAGCAGttattaaagttttaataattgatgtTTTAAATTCTAAACAATATATTCCATatttaccaattgaatttattagtGGTACtttaattcaatcaatttcaaatgcaGCTCTATATAAAGGTGTAACAGAATCAACTATTCATGTTGCCactattaatttctttacaaattattatcaatcattatcaacaattaaagagAAATCAAAATTCATTCAAACAATAATCAATTGTTTGGTTGttaatcattttcaaaaggAATTATTagttaatattataaaattcattGAAACTATTACAAATCaacaaaaattgaaattaacagttttaaataatgaattttttccagtgtttttaaattttttcgaaatttcaattaaaagattacATAGTAATGTTCGTAatagaatttataaatcaattattaaatcattaatttatttatgtgatgaaaataatcaagattATCAACAacttgattttaataataaatcaaaaataatttattcaattccATTACATTTTcatacaaatttaaaatataatcaattattaaataattggttaaattcaattaatcataatgaaaataataatttaaataatataaaattaattttaaataattataaaattgaagaaaaagataacttaataataattgataaagatataataattaaaattaaacaagaatcatttataatttcaagaatgattttatatttaaattcaaaagaattttcagaaattataaatgaaatattaattgaaatttcaaaattaatgattaaaGATTCTACATGCAAATTTGGATTGGAGAATAtgtcatttaataaatttattatattattaggttcaattttatcaattacagaattatcaaatcaaattgaaACTTTGAAaccattatttataaatactgAAAATTTTTATGAAAGCTTTTTAGATTtcttattaaataattttaaaaatcaacaacttttaaatcaattacaatcaaATTATATACCAACTTTAGAAATTGAAGaatctttatatttaattcaatcatttattattgaaaatattttaaatgataataatttaaaaagttataaaattaaattaaataattatttaaatcaaatttttaataataataatattgataaaaataataataataataataatattaaaattgaaattcaaaaagtaatttatattcaaaaattatttggtatTTTTAAAGAACGTTCAAATAtaagtaaattatttaaagttgaagaaattgaaaaattaatagattttatttttaatataacaattcaaaaaccaaaacaacaacaacaagaacaataTGATcattcaattaaagaaacatTAGGATTATGgggtaatattaattcatattttataaaaacaaaatggaTGTTAATTAGAAATTTATTAACATGTCAATCAGAAATAATGAAGAATGAAAATCAATCATTAGatcaatcaaaattattaatagagAAATCAAGTAATTATTTAGAgatattaattgatgatttaagtggttcaaatttttattgttcTCAACCAATATTTCATTGTTTAACTATTCTTTTACCAATtggaacaaaaagaaaagatggtaaaattggttttaacaaagaattatttgaaaattgtttATCATATGCATGGACATCAGTTATGGATAGTGGTACATTAACATTTATTGGTTCATTTATTCAATTAGCTTATCAACATGATATTTTATCTGTTTGTattaatgaagaagaagaagaggatgatgaagaggaaatttttaatcatcataatttattaaaagaatatttttataaattattaaatcaaagtTCATTAGTAATTggattatataatttattaattatgaaAACTACAATGATTTGGAAAGAATATCCAGAGATTGCAATTCTTTATGTTGATGAAATATATGAATCACTTGTATTTGGACCAACTAGAACTGCTGGTAATGAATTACATCAAGATGATTTAGAATTAACATTTCATGATGCTTTAATTGGTGTACCaacatttgtttttaatttacatcAAGATTCAATTTGTGAAAGTGCTAAagatcaaattaaatttggttttggtAGTATTCCACATAAAGATAGTTTTGGTAGAGCAATTGCAACAGTTTTCCTTTATGAAATGggtaaattatcaaaatcatcatcatctcaTCATatgaatgaaaataaaaacaaaattattgaatttataaatttaatttcaatgaaattattaaattcaaattttgataaagaatttttaaagaaaaaagaatatattttaaatacacCAATTCATAGATTAAAAGTTAGAATTTGGCAAAGTTTAtgtattttatcaaaatttattcaaccaaattcaaatgaacaAATGAATGAAATTGGTAGTGCTATCGTAAAGATTTTccatttattcaatttaccatcaattagaaaatatgtaaatatatttttagtaAACTTTATGAAGAGACATCATGAAATCATTGAAAtacatttaattcaattattggataatttaaatgtacGTGGTGATATTTTAAGTTCAATAGTTGTAACAGCAGGTTATATTCTTttgaatattgaaaataataatcaacttTATCAAAAGGTTTTCAATagaattttatcattaacaACATCTGGTCATCAAGTGGTTAAAACTATTGCCTCTTCAATCATTGTACAAATCTATGATACCGATAATAAATTAGCAGAGAAATTAAGTTCCGATAGTACAATGTTggcatttttaaaacaattacattattttttcactaataatcaacaagcatttaaatcattggaaaaacaaaaacaagttATGGatttagaaaagaaaaatcaattttcaaGTTCAAGTTTTCAAAATGTTTTCTATGATACACCAGTTTTAGAACAATTATCTCCAAGTGAAATAATTTCACCAggtatatttgaatttttattatcatcaaatgattattcaattggtaatccacttgaaaaacaattacgtgataaattattagaaaaatcaaaatatttaccAAAAGTTATTGGTGTTGACAAtggtaatgaaaatgatagtgatgatgatgatgaaaatcataaagaaaataatattaaaaaattaatttcaaatactgatgatattgatgaatatattgataataatccaacaagttatcaaaagaaaattttaccTTGGTCAAATGATTTAGATTTAGAAACTCGTGATGAATTAGTAGTGAAAAAAGCAAGACAAAGTATAATTATTGTCGCTAGttttattgataaaatacCAAATTTAGCTGGTTTAGCAAGAACTTGTGAAATCTTTAATATTGAATGTTTGGTTGTATCTGATTTGAAAATTCgtgataataaagaatttcaaaatataacTGTTACCGCTGAAAAATGGTTACCAATGGAAGAAGTTGCAGAGAATGATTTAAAGCAATACcttttattaaagaaatctCAGGGTTATAGTTTATTAGGAGTTGAACAAACCTCTTCAagtgttttattaaataaatttgagtTTCCTCAAAAATCAGTTTTAGTTTTGggtaaagaaaaagaaggtATCCCAACtgaattcattaatttattagatAAATGTATTGAAATTCCACAATTAGGTATCATTAGGAGTTTAAATGTTCATGTTAGTGGTTCTTTAATGATTTGGGATTACTTTagacaacaattaaataaataa
- the dynB gene encoding dynactin 50 kDa subunit, protein MSEGNQPKRVLGLPDVDPSQQDTFETPDPPESISNLADESSELVNESIDRSSLKPAKSHLKFANRKFNNDNEDFSDSIYKKSVPRTGGLLKNQTVFDILPSDESKVETPLQKFQRLQYEVMSFREEMQVIADNGGEVEKDIKGVDLTHQLADLQNQLSHLLENEKLQPILDENKQVIHYSQIQNNSSKKLISEIESFTQQSLSSSTTEQNTQQPSNNNTTTNITSSSSITPNHVTYELFYTGEQSKSQQLQRIQDLEKRLAKLETATGNKTTDSVPITQSILEIKEKLSLLDTTKIDVLQQKMKTVSKEMESLKIQDETSTKALTTNEKKINDIFETMNKWDIVGQQVPAIINRLYTLRSLHEEGISFSNHVSNLEKQQNDITSLLISNSSLMNKMDDSFKSNLLTIKSNIQQLESRIETLQNRQQQQQQ, encoded by the exons ATGTCAGAAGGAAATCAACCAAAAAGAGTATTAGGATTACCAGATGTTGATCCATCACAACAAGATACATTTGAAACACCTGATCCACCAGAATCAATCTCAAATTTGGCA GATGAATCATCAGAATTAGTAAATGAAAGTATTGATAGATCATCACTTAAACCAGCAAAAtcacatttaaaatttgcaaatagaaaattcaataatgataatgaag atttTTCAGattcaatttataaaaagtCAGTACCAAGAACTGGTGGATTACTTAAAAATCAAACCGTATTCGATATATTACCATCAGATGAGAGTAAAGTTGAAACACCActtcaaaaatttcaaagaCTTCAATATGAAGTTATGAGTTTTAGAGAAGAAATGCAGGTAATTGCTGAT AATGGTGGTGAAGttgaaaaagatattaaaggTGTTGATTTAACACATCAATTAGCAGAtttacaaaatcaattatcacATTTATTAGAGAATGAAAAATTACAACCAATTTTAGACGAAAATAAACAAGTAATTCATTATtctcaaattcaaaataattcttCTAAAAAGCTAATTTctgaaattgaatcatttacacaacaatcattatcatcatcaacaactgaACAAAATACACAACaaccatcaaataataatacaactacCAAtataacatcatcatcatcaataacACCAAATCATGTTACTtatgaattattttatacTGGTGAACAATCAAAATCACAACAACTTCAAAGAATTCAAGATCTTGAAAAAAGATTAGCAAAATTAGAAACTGCAACTGGAAATAAAACTACCGACTCTGTACCAATAACTCAATCAATTTTAGAGATTAAGGAgaaattatctttattagaTACCACTAAAATTGATGTTTTAcaacaaaaaatgaaa acagtttcaaaagaaatggaatcattaaaaattcagGATGAAACATCAACAAAAGCATTAACAACCAATGAAAAGAAGATTAATGATATATTTGAAACAATGAATAAATGGGATATAGTTGGACAACAAGTACCAGCTATTATAAATAGACTCTACACTTTGAGATCTTTACATGAAGAGGGTATCTCATTCTCTAATCATGtttcaaatttagaaaaacaacaaaacgATATCACCTCActtttaatatcaaatagttctttaatgaataaaatggatgattcatttaaatcaaaccttttaacaattaaatcaaatattcaACAATTAGAATCAAGAATAGAAACATTACAAAatagacaacaacaacaacaacaataa
- the ino1 gene encoding inositol-3-phosphate synthase, whose amino-acid sequence MSAQMFESFKVNSPNVKYTDEHIISDYTYQTTKVQNVNGELIVEPVDQKYIFKTERKVPRMGVMIVGLCGNNGTTVVGGVIANREGLCWNTKQGLQTPNYFGSVVMSSTIRMGMDENGCDAYIPLKNLIPMVHPNDIVFGGWDINNANLADAMQRAQVFDYDLQVQLIPHMKNITPLPSIYFPDFIAANQKDRANNVLTGTKKEQMEQIRKDIRDFKESNKLDTVVVMWSANTERFSSLVPGVNDTIENLMAAIDRSEEEISPSTLFAVASILENTTYINGSPQNTFVPAVVDLAIQHNVSIGGDDFKTGQTKIKSVLTDYLVSAGIKPVSIVSYNHLGNNDGKNLSAPQQFRSKEITKSNVVDDMIASNNILYKQGEHPDHVIVIKYVPYVGDSKRAMDEYTSQIFMGGHNTIVLHNTCEDSLLAAPIILDLVILAEVTSRITMKKQDDDQFATFHPVLSLLSYLLKAPIVPKHATVVNALFKQRACIENIFKACVGIAPDNNMLLEQRL is encoded by the exons atgtcAGCACAAATGTTTGAATCATTCAAGGTTAATTCACCAAATGTTAAATATACAGATGAACATATTATTTCCGATTATACTTATCAAACTACCAAAGTTCAAAATGTTAATGGtgaattaattgttgaaccAGTTGatcaaaaatatattttcaagaCTGAACGTAAAGTTCCAAGAATGGGTGTTATGATTGTTGGTTTATGTGGTAACAATGGTACAACAGTAGTTGGTGGTGTTATTGCCAATCGTGAAGGTTTATGTTGGAATACCAAACAAGGTCTTCAAACACCAAACTATTTTGGTTCAGTTGTTATGTCCTCAACCATTAGAATGGGTATGGATGAAAATGGTTGTGATGCCTACATTCCATTAAAGAACTTAATCCCAATGGTTCATCCAAACGATATTGTTTTCGGTGGTTGGGATATCAACAATGCCAACTTAGCTGATGCCATGCAACGTGCTCAAGTTTTTGACTATGATTTACAAGTTCAATTGATTCCACACATGAAAAACATCACTCCACTCCCATCCATCTATTTCCCAGACTTTATCGCTGCAAATCAAAAGGATCGTGCCAACAATGTTTTAACTGGTACCAAAAAGGAACAAATGGAACAAATTAGAAAAGATATTAGAGATTTCAAAGAATCAAACAAACTCGACACCGTCGTCGTTATGTGGTCCGCAAACACTGAACGTTTCTCTTCACTCGTTCCAGGTGTCAATGATACCATCGAAAATTTAATGGCCGCAATCGATCGTTCCGAAGAAGAAATCTCACCATCCACTTTATTCGCCGTCGCCTCTATCCTCGAAAATACCACATACATCAATGGTTCACCACAAAACACCTTTGTTCCAGCTGTCGTTGATTTAGCCATTCAACACAATGTTAGcattggtggtgatgatttcAAAACTGGTcaaaccaaaatcaaatcTGTCCTCACTGATTATCTCGTCAGTGCTGGTATTAAACCAGTTTCAATCGTTTCATACAATCATTTAGGTAATAACGATGGTAAGAATCTCTCTGCTCCACAACAATTCCGTTCCAAAGAAATTACCAAATCAAATGTTGTCGATGATATGATTGCCTCAAATAACATCCTCTACAAACAAGGTGAACACCCAGATCACGTTATTGTCATCAAATACGTCCCATACGTAGGTGATTCAAAGAGAGCTATGGATGAATATACCTCACAAATCTTTATGGGTGGTCACAATACAATCGTTCTCCACAACACTTGTGAAGATTCTTTATTAGCCGCTCCaattattttagatttagTTATTCTTGCTGAAGTTACTAGTCGTATCACAATGAAAAAACAAGATGATGATCAATTTGCTACTTTCCATCcagttttatcattatt aTCATACCTCCTTAAAGCACCAATTGTTCCAAAACATGCTACCGTTGTAAATGCACTCTTCAAACAAAGAGCCTGCATAGAAAATATCTTCAAAGCATGCGTTGGTATCGCTCCAGATAATAACATGTTATTAGAACAAagattataa
- the clp1 gene encoding pre-mRNA cleavage complex subunit, whose translation MSNDNSVNINNFSSMNGGGGGSDIQFPLKPSQQQQQQQQNSINQSTIRTLEITQELRYEIDFDQNGWMKLIEGTAECFGTELSLNKVYKLSGTKGAVFTWTGCKIEITNNCQPYIGEKTPMPQYAGVYQELDAFRVSILDEPKKSGPRVIIVGPTDSGKSSLSKILLAYSARSGYQPLFVDLDPGQGSITIPGTISAAHIQNPLDIEEGLAGGIPLAHFYGHTSLDVNPDLFKALCKNLASFIDKQLDSSNISRISGFIANTCGWIDGLGYKILLQNIDVFKANLIIVMDNEKLYSDISSHYSQKDNSIKIIKLPKSGGVFIRPPVFRKKTRMNRIKEYFNGINDNLSPHYIVLDFKDVSIYRTGGGPAAPASALPIGTSSQIDPLQITEVYPSLDMCHSIFAISYAKQASNIFHSNVAGFLYVSDIDMETKKITVISPAPGPLPSRFLLLGTLKWMEN comes from the exons atgtcaaatgataatagtgtaaatattaataatttttcaagtatgaatggtggtggtggtggttcagATATTCAATTTCCTTTAAAACCAtcgcaacaacaacaacaacaacaacaaaattctATAAATCAAAGTACAATTAGAACATTAGAGATTACACAAGAATTAAGATATGAGATTGATTTTGACCAAAATGGTTggatgaaattaattgaagGTACAGCAGAATGTTTTGGTACggaattatcattaaataaagtttataAATTGTCAGGTACAAAGGGTGCAGTTTTTACATGGACAGGTTGCAAGATAGAGATAACTAATAATTGTCAACCTTATATTGGGGAGAAAACTCCAATGCCACAATACGCAGGAGTATATCAAGAATTGGATGCATTTAGAGTTAGCATATTGGACGAACCAAAAAAGAGTGGTCCACGTGTTATAATTGTCGGTCCTACCGATAGTGGGAAATCGTCACTCTCAAAGATACTTTTAGCCTACAGTGCCCGATCAGGCTATCAACcattatttgttgatttaGACCCTGGTCAAGGTTCAATCACCATACCAGGCACAATTTCAGCAGCACATATTCAAAATCCATTGGATATCGAGGAGGGGTTAGCTGGTGGGATTCCATTGGCTCATTTCTATGGTCACACTTCATTGGATGTGAATCCTGATCTCTTTAAAGCACTTTGTAAAAATTTAGCATCATTTATCGATAAACAATTAGACAGTTCAAACATTTCAAGAATCTCTGGTTTCATTGCAAATACTTGTGGTTGGATAGATGGTTTAGGTTATAAAATACTCTTACAAAATATTGATGTCTTTAAAGCAAACTTAATCATTGTTATGGATAATGAAAAACTTTATAGTGATATCAGTTCTCATTATTCTCAAAaagataattcaattaaaattataaaattaccaaaatctGGTGGT GTATTTATAAGACCACCagtatttagaaaaaaaacaagaatgAATAGaataaaagaatattttaatGGTATAAACGATAATTTATCACCACATTATATAGTATTAGATTTTAAAGATGTTAGTATTTATAGAACTGGTGGTGGTCCTGCTGCACCAGCTTCAGCATTACCAATTGGTACTTCATCTCAAATTGATCCACTTCAAATCACTGAAGTTTATCCTAGTTTAGATATGTGTCATTCAATATTTGCAATCTCTTATGCAAAACAAGcttcaaatatttttcattcaAATGTTGCTGGTTTCCTTTATGt ttcTGATATCGATATGGAAACAAAGAAAATTACAGTTATTTCACCAGCACCGGGTCCACTTCCTTCAAGATTTTTACTTTTAGGCACATTAAAATGGatggaaaattaa
- the bcaA gene encoding branched-chain amino acid aminotransferase has protein sequence MFGRFIRQYSTSKNIINVNELIVEKTKTPFQKYTDKTKLVFGKQFSDHMIEVQWTKEEGWGVPKISGYHNLSIPPSASVLHYALECFEGMKAYKDSNGKIRLFRPDQNMNRFLNSAKRICLPEFNKEAVIELIKKLCVLDKDWIPEGKGYSLYLRPTLIATQNSLGVGASNSALMFVIASPVGPYYPEGFKPVKLIADDQYVRAWAGGSGAFKLGSNYAPTIFPQLEAAKKGFSQVLWLLNDYVTEVGTMNMFVFWNNAQGEKELITPPLGDGTILPGVTRDSILKLTQQWGEFKITEKNFTMTELAKAIKEGRVFEAFGAGTAAIVSPIESISYKGENYSIPIDASLNCGPLTKRISDSIMAIQYGETNSDWSVIVD, from the exons ATGTTTGGTCGTTTTATTAGACAATATTCTAcatcaaaaaatataatcaat gttaatgaattaattgttgaaaaaactaaaacaCCATTTCAAAAATATACAGATAAAACTAAATTAGTATTTGGTAAACAATTTTCAGATCATATGATTGAAGTACAATGGACAAAAGAGGAAGGTTGGGGAGTACCAAAGATTTCAGGATAtcataatttatcaattccaCCATCAGCATCAGTATTACATTATGCATTGGAATGTTTTGAAGGTATGAAAGCCTATAAAGATAGTAATGGAAAGATTCGTTTATTTAGACCAGATCAAAATATGAATCGTTTCTTAAACTCTGCAAAGAGAATTTGTTTACCAGAGTTCAATAAGGAGGCAGTTATTGAGTTGATTAAAAAGTTATGTGTTTTGGATAAGGATTGGATTCCAGAGGGTAAGGGCTACTCTTTGTATTTACGTCCAACTTTAATTGCCACTCAAAATAGTTTAGGTGTTGGTGCATCCAATTCCGCCTTGATGTTTGTCATTGCCTCACCAGTTGGTCCATACTATCCAGAGGGTTTCAAACCAGTGAAATTGATCGCCGACGATCAATATGTCAGAGCATGGGCTGGCGGTTCCGGTGCTTTCAAATTGGGTTCAAATTACGCTCCAACCATTTTCCCACAATTGGAGGCTGCAAAGAAGGGTTTCTCTCAAGTACTTTGGTTATTAAATGACTATGTCACTGAAGTCGGTACTATGAATATGTTTGTCTTTTGGAATAACGCTCAAGGTGAGAAAGAATTGATCACTCCACCACTCGGTGATGGTACCATCCTTCCAGGTGTCACTCGTGATAGTATCCTTAAATTAACTCAACAATGGGGTGAATTCAAAATCACTGAAAAGAATTTCACAATGACTGAATTAGCAAAAGCCATCAAAGAAGGTAGAGTATTTGAAGCTTTCGGTGCTGGTACTGCCGCCATCGTCTCTCCAATTGAATCAATCTCTTACAAAGGTGAAAATTATAGTATCCCAATTGATGCTTCTTTAAATTGTGGTCCATTAACAAAGAGAATTAGTGATTCAATCATGGCAATTCAATATGGTGAAACCAATTCTGATTGGTCTGTCATTgttgattaa
- the asf1 gene encoding anti-silencing protein 1: MSHIRLTQVLIHNNPSSFNSPFIFDISFECVSPIKEDLEWKVIYVGSADNEKNDQVLDSILLGPVAVGQNQFVFEVDPPDANKIPKDDLLGVTVVFLICAYKGEDFIRVGYYVNNDYFEQELKDNPPETPDLSKIQRNVMDDKPVVTGFPIQWN, from the exons ATGAGTCACATCAGGTTAACACAAGTATTAATTCATAATAATCCCTCGTCATTTAATAGTCCATTTATATTTGATATATCGTTTGAATGCGTTAGTCCAATAAAAGAAG ATTTAGAATGGAAGGTAATATATGTAGGATCAGCAGATAATGAAAAGAATGATCAAGTATTAGATAGTATTTTATTAGGACCAGTCGCAGTTGGtcaaaatcaatttgtttttgaagtTGATCCACCAGATGCAAATAAAATTCCAAAGGATGATTTATTAGGTGTTactgttgtttttttaatttgtgcATATAAAGGTGAAGATTTCATTAGGGTTGGTTATTATGTAAATAATGACTATTTTGAACAAGAACTTAAAGAT aatcCACCAGAGACACCAGATTTATCAAAGATACAAAGAAATGTAATGGATGACAAGCCTGTAGTTACAGGTTTTCCAATACAGTggaattaa